One Methylocapsa sp. D3K7 DNA window includes the following coding sequences:
- a CDS encoding penicillin-binding protein 1A: MTRVHASDGSLIAEYARERRLYLPSAAIPPLVKQAFISAEDKNFYSHAGVDPEGILRAVFVLAQGDKHVQGASTITQQVAKNFLLTNERSYERKIREALLSFRIEGAYSKEKILELYLNEIYLGLGNYGVAAAALNYYGKSVHELTIAQVAYLAALPKAPNNYHPFLKRERAIERRNWVIDRMIENGYVSRQDGEKAKAEPLGVNPRVLSPNAFAAGFFAEEVRRELSDRYGEKKLYEGGLSVRSTLDPKMQLMARRALVDGLVRYDEAHGFRGPMRHIDISQDWGIPLADVPALGDVAPWRLAVVLDTSDTSARIGLQPRHEKSGEIERERLSGTLLNTGLRWTRGTGTRSGLAPGDVVYVEPVDGKPQQYRLRQIPEVGGAIVVMDPYTGRVFAMVGGFSFDQSEFNRATQAMRQPGSSFKPFVYATALDNGYTPSSIILDAPIEIDQGPGLGVWRPENFEGTSGGPHTLRYGVEHSINQMTVRLARDVGMPLIAEYAKRFGIYDDLSPYLANSLGAGETTLMRLTTAYSMLANGGKRIKETLIDRIQDRWGHTIYRHDERICQGCDAPAWQNQDEPKLIDKREQVLDPLTAYQITSVMEGVIQRGTGQSIKEVGKHLAGKTGTTNEAKDLWFIGYSPDLTVGVFMGYDQPRSLGDSAQAAHYTAPIFRDFMKMALAGKPDIPFRAPPGIKLIWVNAKTGMRTSASTSGAIQEAFKPGTAPPDSYAAGDATPRAQTVDHDTDRLVGTGTGGLY; this comes from the coding sequence ATGACGCGCGTTCACGCCAGCGACGGATCGCTCATCGCCGAATATGCGCGCGAGCGGCGTCTTTATCTGCCGAGCGCCGCTATTCCCCCACTCGTCAAGCAAGCGTTCATATCCGCCGAGGACAAAAATTTCTACAGCCATGCGGGCGTCGATCCGGAGGGCATCCTGCGCGCTGTTTTCGTGCTTGCGCAAGGCGACAAACACGTCCAAGGCGCCTCGACCATCACCCAACAAGTCGCCAAGAATTTTCTATTGACGAATGAGCGGTCCTACGAGCGCAAGATTCGCGAGGCGCTTCTCTCCTTCCGTATCGAGGGTGCCTATTCCAAGGAGAAGATTCTCGAGCTTTATCTTAACGAAATCTATCTTGGACTTGGGAATTATGGCGTCGCGGCCGCCGCATTGAATTACTACGGTAAGTCCGTCCATGAACTGACCATCGCGCAAGTCGCCTATCTCGCCGCCTTGCCGAAAGCCCCCAACAATTATCATCCTTTCTTGAAGCGCGAACGGGCGATCGAACGGCGCAATTGGGTGATCGACCGCATGATCGAGAACGGTTATGTCTCCCGCCAAGACGGTGAAAAAGCCAAGGCCGAGCCGCTCGGCGTCAATCCGCGCGTTCTCTCGCCCAATGCATTCGCCGCTGGCTTTTTCGCCGAAGAAGTCCGCCGGGAACTCAGCGATCGCTACGGCGAAAAGAAGCTTTACGAAGGCGGCCTTTCGGTTCGCAGCACGCTCGATCCCAAAATGCAGCTGATGGCGAGGCGGGCGCTGGTCGATGGTCTCGTCCGCTACGATGAGGCGCATGGCTTCCGTGGCCCCATGCGCCATATCGACATCAGCCAGGATTGGGGAATTCCGCTCGCCGACGTTCCGGCCCTGGGCGATGTGGCGCCTTGGCGGCTAGCGGTCGTCCTCGACACCAGTGATACCAGCGCGCGAATCGGTTTGCAGCCGCGGCATGAAAAATCCGGCGAGATCGAGCGCGAACGGCTATCGGGCACTCTCCTCAATACCGGGCTGCGTTGGACAAGAGGCACAGGCACACGTTCTGGCCTTGCGCCAGGTGATGTCGTTTATGTCGAGCCGGTCGATGGGAAGCCCCAGCAGTACCGGTTGCGCCAAATTCCGGAAGTCGGCGGCGCGATCGTCGTCATGGACCCCTACACCGGACGCGTCTTCGCGATGGTCGGCGGATTTTCCTTCGACCAATCCGAATTCAATCGCGCGACGCAGGCGATGCGCCAGCCGGGCTCTTCCTTCAAGCCCTTCGTCTATGCGACGGCGCTCGACAATGGTTATACGCCGTCGTCCATTATTCTTGACGCTCCGATCGAAATCGATCAGGGCCCAGGGCTCGGCGTGTGGCGTCCAGAAAATTTCGAGGGCACCTCGGGCGGCCCACACACATTGCGATACGGCGTAGAGCATTCGATCAATCAGATGACCGTCCGGCTCGCCCGCGATGTCGGCATGCCGCTCATCGCCGAATATGCCAAGCGCTTCGGAATCTATGACGATCTGTCGCCTTACCTTGCCAACTCGCTTGGCGCTGGGGAAACGACCTTGATGCGTCTGACCACCGCTTATTCGATGCTCGCCAATGGCGGCAAACGGATCAAGGAAACCTTGATCGACCGCATTCAAGACCGCTGGGGCCACACGATCTACCGGCATGACGAGCGAATCTGCCAAGGCTGCGATGCCCCGGCTTGGCAAAATCAGGACGAGCCCAAACTTATCGACAAACGCGAGCAAGTGCTCGATCCGCTCACCGCCTATCAGATCACCTCGGTCATGGAAGGCGTTATCCAGCGCGGCACTGGTCAGTCGATCAAGGAGGTCGGCAAGCACCTTGCCGGCAAGACGGGAACAACCAACGAAGCCAAGGATCTGTGGTTCATTGGATATTCGCCAGATCTCACGGTTGGCGTTTTCATGGGCTATGATCAGCCGCGTTCGCTCGGGGATTCGGCCCAAGCGGCGCATTATACGGCGCCGATTTTCCGCGACTTCATGAAGATGGCACTTGCCGGCAAACCCGATATTCCCTTCCGAGCGCCGCCCGGCATCAAGCTGATTTGGGTCAACGCGAAAACCGGAATGCGGACGAGCGCGAGCACCTCGGGTGCGATTCAGGAGGCGTTCAAGCCCGGCACCGCACCGCCGGATTCTTATGCCGCGGGGGACGCCACGCCGCGTGCGCAAACGGTCGATCATGACACGGACCGCCTGGTTGGAACCGGCACCGGCGGTTTGTATTAG
- a CDS encoding adenylate/guanylate cyclase domain-containing protein produces the protein MSTKHSRELVLILLVVLLVIGLPVAVWLDLHQTTEASLLRQASDLNSVISSVRGYYSNTVVGRILAEPGSTKVVHNYEAIPGAIPIPATMSLELGRVINEQQQNITYRFISDYPFKNREPHTFDKFEASALKALRAGTKKQLTEVSQDFFSDRVRLVAPVIMNATCVNCHNAHPESPKHDWKVGDVRGIQEVSITQPIAANLFSLKYLLMYFVVVAVTGFTFIALQRRQAAVIRFINRELETANEFLATLAMKISRYLAPQVYKRIFSGEKDVTIHTERKKLTIFFSDIKDFAATTERLQPEQITQLLNEYFTEMSYVAVTHGGTIDKFVGDAILIFFGDPDTRGEAEDAKACVRMAFDMQRRLAELNAKWRNAGVENPFRVRMGVNTGFCNVGNFGSADRMDYTIIGAEANLAARLQSIAEPGQIVISYETYALARDILVAQALSPIHMKGISREVMPYVVKGMLDSAGEQVAIFSAHMTGLDFYLDPSMLNTKNVANIRAILEAALDALEKDRADAQLGDPV, from the coding sequence ATGTCCACCAAACATTCCCGCGAGCTCGTTCTTATTTTGCTTGTTGTCTTGCTGGTCATCGGTCTTCCGGTCGCCGTATGGCTTGATCTGCACCAGACGACGGAAGCAAGCCTGCTCCGGCAAGCCAGCGATCTCAATTCGGTGATCAGCAGCGTCCGGGGATATTATAGCAACACCGTCGTCGGCCGTATCTTGGCGGAACCGGGATCGACGAAGGTGGTCCACAATTACGAAGCCATTCCTGGCGCGATCCCAATTCCCGCGACCATGTCGTTGGAGCTTGGCCGCGTAATCAACGAACAGCAGCAGAATATCACCTATCGTTTCATATCGGACTATCCATTCAAGAACCGGGAGCCGCACACGTTTGACAAATTCGAAGCCTCGGCCCTCAAAGCGTTGCGGGCCGGTACAAAAAAGCAACTGACCGAAGTGTCACAAGATTTCTTCTCCGACCGTGTGCGGCTTGTGGCGCCCGTGATTATGAATGCAACTTGCGTGAACTGCCACAACGCCCACCCAGAAAGCCCCAAACACGATTGGAAAGTTGGCGACGTGCGGGGAATTCAGGAAGTGAGCATTACCCAGCCGATTGCCGCCAATCTGTTTTCGCTCAAATATTTGTTAATGTATTTCGTCGTCGTGGCTGTGACCGGTTTTACGTTCATTGCGCTTCAGCGCCGCCAGGCGGCGGTGATCCGTTTCATTAATAGAGAGCTTGAGACCGCCAACGAATTTCTTGCGACGCTTGCGATGAAGATTTCCCGCTATTTGGCACCGCAAGTCTACAAACGCATTTTCAGTGGTGAAAAGGACGTCACGATCCACACCGAGCGCAAGAAGCTCACGATTTTCTTTTCCGATATCAAGGATTTCGCCGCGACCACCGAACGGTTGCAGCCCGAGCAGATCACGCAATTGCTCAACGAATATTTCACCGAGATGTCCTATGTCGCCGTTACGCATGGGGGCACGATCGACAAATTCGTCGGCGATGCCATTCTGATCTTCTTTGGCGATCCCGATACCAGGGGAGAAGCGGAGGACGCCAAGGCTTGCGTGCGGATGGCGTTTGATATGCAGCGGCGCCTCGCCGAGCTGAACGCCAAGTGGCGCAACGCTGGCGTCGAGAACCCGTTCCGCGTCCGCATGGGCGTCAACACGGGGTTTTGCAATGTTGGAAATTTTGGCAGCGCCGACCGCATGGACTACACGATCATCGGGGCCGAGGCCAATCTGGCGGCGCGTCTGCAGTCGATCGCCGAACCCGGACAAATCGTCATCAGCTATGAAACCTACGCCCTCGCGCGTGACATTCTTGTAGCGCAGGCTCTTTCGCCCATTCACATGAAGGGAATCAGCCGGGAGGTCATGCCCTATGTGGTCAAAGGCATGCTTGATTCGGCTGGCGAGCAGGTCGCAATCTTCAGCGCGCATATGACTGGGCTCGATTTTTATCTCGACCCCAGCATGCTCAATACCAAAAACGTCGCGAACATCCGTGCCATCTTGGAGGCGGCCCTCGATGCGCTCGAAAAAGACAGAGCCGATGCCCAGCTCGGTGATCCAGTATGA
- a CDS encoding S24 family peptidase — MELEDVLARIESRLKEVGLSAHAASLAAKRPDAIRNLKRAVKNNDRRGVTTETLIALAPVLKTTAAWLLEGVGDPTPRNSVQVVGRIGAGAEIQPEFEQIPPEGLYEIEVPFPISTDAIAFQVEGDSMWPRYDPGDVIICWREGTDVADVIGWEAAVRTTDGKRYLKRIQRGGANGTFDLESHNAAPIRGVRIEWAAEIKGVVRSGQWRRK, encoded by the coding sequence ATGGAATTGGAAGACGTCCTCGCCCGCATCGAAAGCCGCCTCAAGGAGGTGGGTCTTTCGGCGCATGCTGCGTCGCTTGCCGCCAAGCGGCCGGACGCCATCCGCAATCTGAAGCGGGCCGTCAAAAACAACGACCGGCGTGGCGTCACGACCGAGACCTTGATAGCGCTCGCCCCCGTCCTGAAGACAACCGCGGCCTGGCTCCTCGAGGGCGTTGGCGATCCCACCCCCCGCAACAGCGTGCAAGTTGTCGGGAGGATCGGGGCCGGCGCGGAAATCCAGCCGGAATTCGAACAAATCCCGCCCGAGGGCTTGTACGAAATTGAGGTTCCGTTTCCAATCTCGACGGACGCGATCGCGTTCCAAGTCGAAGGCGACAGCATGTGGCCCCGCTATGATCCGGGAGATGTGATCATTTGCTGGCGCGAGGGTACCGATGTGGCGGACGTCATTGGCTGGGAGGCCGCCGTCCGTACCACCGACGGCAAGCGCTATCTGAAGCGCATCCAGCGCGGCGGCGCCAACGGAACCTTTGACCTTGAGAGCCATAATGCGGCGCCAATCCGGGGCGTGCGAATCGAATGGGCGGCAGAAATCAAAGGTGTTGTCAGATCCGGTCAGTGGCGCCGGAAATAG
- the ftsZ gene encoding cell division protein FtsZ, which yields MTINLKAPELRELKPHIMVAGIGGAGGNAVNNMIVSGLLGVEFIVANTDAQALTSAKAERIIQMGLQVTEGLGAGSQPEVGRAAAEEAIEEIRDHLSGAHMVFVTAGMGGGTGTGAAPVIARAARDMGILTVGVVTKPFQFEGARRMRIAEAGINELQKSVDTLIIIPNQNLFRIANEKTTFADAFAMADQVLYSGVACITDLMVKEGLINLDFADVRAIMREMGKAMMGTGEASGEKRAILAAEAAIANPLLDEVSMKGARGLLISITGGNDLTLYEVDEAAGRIRQEVDEDANIILGATFDENLDGIVRVSVVATGIDHALTNYEPTAAETRIAEVTTRLRAQTAARPIETAQPRFQTVPAETYAGEYNPRYEERGQTPAQPFGAPGTGAENRVHIQEVVPQSRHYGEPAQQAVRVGDHYEDGPFVPEAPDSPVVRPQRMPQIDDLPLPAQNQIRAHRGELAAEPHPEAKRRSLLERLASFGVSRQEGGAPAPAPQRQAPVRPPAPQTYRQPQPNPVHAEYGKRTQHPPAPTRLPQAAADPHGRGTYQSRALEEDHLEIPAFLRRQSS from the coding sequence ATGACGATCAATCTTAAAGCGCCCGAGCTTCGGGAGCTAAAACCACATATCATGGTCGCGGGTATCGGCGGCGCCGGCGGCAATGCGGTCAACAATATGATTGTCTCGGGCCTGCTCGGGGTCGAGTTCATTGTCGCCAATACGGATGCGCAGGCCCTGACCTCCGCGAAGGCCGAGCGCATAATCCAGATGGGCCTTCAGGTCACCGAGGGTCTTGGCGCCGGATCGCAGCCGGAAGTTGGCAGGGCCGCGGCCGAGGAAGCGATCGAGGAGATTCGCGATCATTTGTCCGGGGCGCATATGGTGTTCGTCACCGCGGGCATGGGCGGCGGCACCGGCACGGGTGCCGCGCCGGTCATCGCCCGGGCCGCAAGGGACATGGGGATCTTGACGGTCGGCGTCGTGACGAAGCCGTTCCAATTCGAGGGTGCGCGCCGCATGCGCATCGCCGAGGCGGGCATCAACGAATTGCAAAAATCCGTCGATACTCTGATCATTATCCCCAATCAGAATTTGTTTCGCATCGCCAATGAGAAAACCACCTTCGCCGATGCCTTCGCGATGGCCGATCAGGTGCTTTATTCCGGGGTTGCTTGCATCACCGATCTGATGGTCAAGGAAGGCTTGATCAATCTCGATTTTGCCGACGTCCGCGCCATCATGCGCGAGATGGGCAAGGCGATGATGGGAACCGGCGAGGCCTCGGGCGAGAAGCGGGCAATCCTCGCGGCCGAAGCGGCGATTGCCAATCCGCTGCTCGACGAAGTGTCGATGAAGGGCGCGCGCGGCTTGCTCATTTCGATCACCGGCGGCAATGATCTCACTCTTTATGAAGTCGATGAAGCGGCCGGCCGGATTCGCCAGGAGGTCGATGAGGACGCCAATATCATTCTTGGCGCGACGTTCGATGAAAACCTCGACGGCATTGTCCGCGTTTCTGTGGTTGCGACCGGCATCGATCATGCACTGACGAACTACGAGCCCACCGCCGCCGAGACCCGTATCGCGGAGGTCACCACCCGCCTGCGGGCGCAGACAGCGGCGCGCCCGATCGAAACCGCGCAGCCGCGTTTCCAAACAGTGCCAGCTGAGACCTACGCGGGTGAATATAATCCGCGCTACGAAGAGCGCGGACAAACGCCTGCCCAGCCCTTCGGCGCGCCCGGCACCGGCGCTGAAAATAGAGTCCATATCCAGGAAGTCGTGCCTCAGTCGCGTCACTATGGCGAACCGGCGCAGCAAGCGGTGCGTGTGGGCGACCATTATGAAGACGGGCCTTTTGTCCCAGAGGCGCCTGATTCTCCGGTCGTCCGGCCGCAGCGGATGCCGCAAATCGACGATCTGCCGCTACCGGCGCAGAATCAAATCCGCGCCCACCGGGGAGAGTTGGCGGCCGAGCCGCATCCGGAAGCCAAGCGCCGCTCGCTGCTCGAGCGGCTGGCCTCCTTTGGCGTCAGCCGCCAGGAAGGGGGAGCGCCAGCGCCCGCACCGCAAAGGCAAGCACCCGTGCGGCCGCCCGCACCCCAGACGTACCGGCAGCCGCAGCCAAATCCCGTTCATGCGGAATACGGCAAACGCACCCAGCACCCGCCGGCCCCGACAAGGCTTCCGCAAGCCGCGGCCGATCCGCATGGGCGGGGCACCTATCAATCGCGTGCACTCGAAGAGGACCACCTCGAGATTCCGGCATTCCTGCGGCGTCAATCGAGCTAA
- the ftsA gene encoding cell division protein FtsA, with protein sequence MNSRILPPRLPPLAAKKSAVLSVLDIGTSKVVCLIARLNPSDSSETLRGRTHRCRILGIGHQRSRGIKGGAIVDMDAAEAAIRFAVDAAERMAGVQVESLIVNATGGRLASRRYDAKVAIAGRAITQADVHRVLEACTSRGEQQGRAVLHSLPIGFSLGETRHVQDPRGMVGEELGAEMHVLSCDAAAARNLMLAIERCHLTVDAMVATPYAAGLAALADDEAELGAALIDMGAGTTSVSVFSGGHLTHVDGFAVGGNHVTTDVARGLGITLADAERLKTLYGACLTSVTDESETIAVVQAGEDGERPAHLPKAQLIAIIKPRVEEILELVRDRLKLAGLPTHAGRRLVLTGGACQLTGMQAAVKRIVSGQVRIGRPLGIKGLPESAKSPAFAAAVGLLVYPQVSGIEHFRPSRRGAVADAQAPGYIGRVGQWLKSSF encoded by the coding sequence ATGAATTCGAGGATATTGCCGCCGCGCCTGCCGCCATTGGCGGCGAAAAAAAGCGCGGTTCTTTCCGTGCTCGACATTGGCACATCGAAAGTCGTCTGCCTGATCGCGCGGCTCAATCCGAGCGATTCTTCCGAAACATTGCGCGGGCGCACCCATCGCTGCCGCATTCTCGGGATTGGGCATCAGCGTTCGCGCGGCATCAAGGGTGGTGCCATCGTCGATATGGACGCGGCGGAAGCCGCGATCCGGTTCGCGGTTGATGCGGCGGAACGGATGGCCGGAGTACAGGTCGAGAGCCTGATCGTGAACGCGACAGGCGGACGGCTTGCGTCGCGGCGCTATGACGCCAAGGTTGCGATCGCCGGGCGTGCCATTACGCAAGCCGATGTTCATCGGGTGCTGGAGGCTTGCACCTCGCGCGGTGAACAACAGGGCCGGGCCGTGCTCCATTCCCTGCCCATCGGGTTCTCGCTCGGCGAGACTCGGCACGTCCAAGATCCAAGAGGCATGGTCGGCGAGGAACTCGGCGCTGAAATGCATGTGCTGAGTTGCGACGCGGCGGCGGCGCGCAATCTGATGCTCGCGATCGAACGCTGCCATCTGACCGTCGATGCGATGGTTGCGACGCCTTACGCGGCAGGCCTTGCCGCTTTGGCCGATGATGAAGCCGAACTAGGTGCCGCCTTGATCGACATGGGGGCGGGGACAACCTCGGTGAGTGTGTTTTCCGGCGGCCATCTGACGCATGTGGATGGGTTCGCCGTCGGCGGCAACCATGTCACCACGGATGTCGCGCGCGGCCTTGGAATCACGCTCGCGGATGCCGAGCGGTTAAAGACACTCTACGGCGCCTGCCTCACTTCGGTGACCGATGAAAGCGAGACGATCGCGGTGGTCCAGGCGGGCGAGGACGGCGAGCGTCCAGCGCATTTGCCGAAGGCGCAACTCATCGCGATCATCAAGCCGCGCGTCGAGGAAATTCTCGAACTCGTGCGCGACCGCCTCAAACTCGCGGGTCTTCCTACCCACGCGGGGCGGCGGCTCGTTCTCACCGGCGGCGCCTGTCAGTTGACCGGCATGCAAGCGGCGGTGAAACGGATTGTCTCCGGGCAGGTCAGGATCGGCCGTCCGCTCGGGATAAAGGGACTACCGGAATCGGCGAAAAGTCCGGCATTCGCGGCAGCCGTCGGACTTTTGGTCTATCCGCAAGTGAGTGGTATCGAGCATTTCCGTCCGTCGCGGCGCGGCGCCGTTGCGGACGCGCAAGCGCCCGGATACATCGGACGGGTCGGGCAGTGGCTCAAAAGTAGTTTTTAA
- a CDS encoding cell division protein FtsQ/DivIB, which yields MRFPGQGFAPAALAYGGNLAVRGAAGSRQKLMPPARQRRPDLWHKILTRLAGPGTGAYLSLFLLAAVGVYGAVKGGHYAAFVEAQGQPADIVAKALGFTIKSVAVSGNHELKDQDLLAVAGIGVRNSLLFLDVAQVRERLQQLPLVKEAVVTKLYSDRLLIEIEERQPFALWQCDGKVQIVAADGVPIAPMRDQRFIHLPLVVGTRANEKLNQYLALLDKAGDLRERIVAGVLVAQRRWTLKTATGVEILLPEIEPEAALARLAELQRTAHVLDKDLISIDLRQPNRLVARLTEEAAAERAETLPRKTKAKGGHI from the coding sequence TTGAGATTTCCAGGGCAGGGCTTTGCCCCTGCGGCCCTGGCTTACGGCGGCAATCTGGCGGTGCGTGGGGCTGCTGGCTCGCGGCAGAAGCTCATGCCCCCTGCGCGGCAGAGACGGCCGGACTTATGGCACAAGATCCTAACCCGGCTGGCTGGGCCAGGGACCGGCGCGTATTTGTCCTTGTTCCTCTTGGCGGCGGTTGGCGTCTATGGCGCCGTGAAGGGCGGCCATTACGCCGCTTTCGTCGAGGCGCAGGGACAACCGGCCGATATTGTGGCCAAGGCACTCGGGTTCACCATCAAGTCTGTAGCGGTCTCAGGCAACCATGAACTCAAGGACCAGGATCTGCTTGCCGTCGCCGGGATCGGGGTGCGCAATTCGCTCTTGTTCCTCGATGTGGCGCAAGTCCGGGAAAGGCTGCAACAGCTGCCGCTTGTCAAGGAAGCCGTCGTCACCAAACTCTATTCGGACCGGCTCTTGATAGAAATCGAGGAACGGCAGCCATTCGCTCTCTGGCAGTGCGACGGCAAGGTGCAGATTGTGGCCGCCGACGGCGTTCCCATCGCCCCGATGCGCGACCAGCGGTTTATTCATCTGCCGCTGGTCGTCGGGACAAGGGCCAATGAAAAACTCAATCAATATCTCGCGCTTCTTGATAAGGCGGGAGATTTGCGCGAACGGATCGTCGCGGGGGTGCTTGTCGCGCAGCGCCGCTGGACGTTGAAGACGGCGACCGGCGTCGAAATTCTCTTGCCGGAAATTGAGCCGGAGGCGGCGCTCGCCAGGCTGGCAGAGCTGCAGCGAACCGCGCATGTCCTTGACAAGGATCTGATTTCCATCGACCTGCGGCAGCCTAACCGCCTTGTCGCGAGATTGACCGAGGAAGCGGCGGCCGAACGCGCGGAAACGCTCCCCCGGAAAACCAAGGCGAAAGGCGGCCATATATGA
- a CDS encoding D-alanine--D-alanine ligase gives MTKHVAVLLGGLSAEREVSLRSGAACAKALEAEGFAVTKLDVDRDIAQTLAKLRPDVAFNALHGRFGEDGIMQGILEMLRIPYTHSGVLASALAMRKDRARDLFRAAGIPVAEGVTVDRHVAAGRHVMAPPYVIKPLDEGSSVGIMIVKEGANAPPQELTNKDWPHGNDVLVERFVPGRELTCAVIGEKAYDVIEIRAADGGWYDYNAKYAKGGSIHVLPANLKGNIYQNVQELTLVAHKTLGCRGVSRTDFRYDDSPNGTGELVILEVNTQPGMTETSLVPELAAFAGLTFGELVRWMVEDASCDR, from the coding sequence ATGACCAAGCATGTCGCCGTCCTCCTGGGCGGACTCTCGGCGGAACGCGAGGTGTCGCTGCGGTCCGGGGCGGCCTGCGCGAAAGCCCTCGAAGCGGAAGGTTTTGCCGTCACCAAGCTCGATGTCGATCGCGACATTGCGCAGACGCTAGCCAAACTCAGACCGGATGTCGCCTTCAACGCACTGCACGGACGGTTCGGCGAGGACGGCATCATGCAGGGCATTTTGGAGATGCTGCGCATTCCTTATACCCACTCAGGTGTGCTCGCTTCGGCGCTCGCCATGCGGAAAGACCGCGCCAGGGACCTCTTTCGCGCCGCCGGAATTCCGGTTGCCGAGGGGGTAACGGTCGATCGCCACGTCGCAGCCGGGCGCCATGTTATGGCGCCTCCTTATGTCATCAAGCCGCTTGATGAGGGATCTTCCGTCGGCATCATGATCGTGAAGGAGGGGGCGAACGCGCCGCCGCAAGAATTAACCAACAAAGATTGGCCGCACGGAAACGACGTTTTGGTCGAACGCTTCGTCCCTGGACGCGAGCTGACCTGCGCCGTCATCGGCGAAAAAGCCTATGACGTCATTGAGATACGCGCAGCCGACGGGGGCTGGTATGACTATAATGCAAAATACGCCAAGGGCGGCTCCATTCATGTGCTTCCGGCGAATCTTAAAGGAAATATTTACCAAAATGTACAAGAGTTAACCCTCGTGGCGCATAAGACGCTCGGCTGTCGCGGCGTGAGCCGGACGGACTTCCGGTATGACGATTCCCCAAATGGGACAGGGGAACTCGTGATCCTGGAGGTCAACACCCAACCTGGGATGACCGAGACGTCGCTTGTGCCGGAATTGGCGGCCTTCGCGGGCCTAACATTCGGTGAGCTTGTACGATGGATGGTCGAGGACGCCTCCTGCGATCGTTGA